A stretch of Gemmatimonas aurantiaca T-27 DNA encodes these proteins:
- a CDS encoding sigma-70 family RNA polymerase sigma factor, producing MRRDDATTEFETHRPRLVRLAYRMLGSRASAEDMVQEAWLRWRQVDLDAVQDAGGYLSRIVTRLCLDEMKSARVRRESYVGQWLPEPLVDDLEEPVDSDDLTLTLMLALERLSPLERAAFLLHDVFGQPLHEIATALDRDAAAVRQLASRARKHVQAAKPRFPVAQDEGRRIAEAFFTATRAGDMTALTALLAEDVVIRSDGGGKVIAFRNPIVGIDRVLRLYAGLRRKFTDDDLEILRPVTVDGLPGYVTRERGLILQTTAFAIEDGRIVGIFITRNPDKLGHVRDMIAH from the coding sequence ATGCGGCGTGACGATGCCACCACGGAGTTCGAGACGCATCGGCCGCGGCTGGTGCGTCTCGCGTACCGCATGCTGGGCAGTCGCGCGAGCGCCGAAGACATGGTGCAGGAAGCGTGGCTGCGTTGGCGGCAGGTCGACCTGGACGCCGTGCAGGACGCGGGCGGTTATCTCTCGCGCATTGTCACGCGCCTGTGTCTCGATGAAATGAAATCGGCGCGGGTGCGACGGGAGTCGTATGTGGGGCAATGGCTCCCCGAGCCCCTGGTCGATGACCTCGAGGAGCCAGTCGACAGCGACGATCTCACGCTCACCCTGATGTTGGCACTGGAGCGGTTGTCGCCACTCGAGCGCGCGGCGTTTCTGTTGCACGATGTGTTCGGGCAACCGCTGCACGAGATCGCCACAGCGCTCGACCGCGATGCGGCGGCTGTGCGTCAACTGGCGTCACGCGCCCGCAAGCATGTGCAGGCGGCCAAACCGCGCTTCCCGGTGGCGCAGGATGAGGGGCGACGAATCGCCGAGGCGTTTTTTACCGCCACCCGCGCCGGTGATATGACGGCACTCACCGCGCTGTTGGCCGAAGATGTGGTGATCCGCTCCGATGGTGGTGGCAAGGTGATTGCGTTCCGAAACCCGATCGTGGGTATCGATCGGGTGCTGCGTCTCTACGCCGGACTGCGTCGGAAATTCACCGACGACGATCTGGAGATCTTGCGTCCGGTAACGGTGGATGGTCTGCCTGGTTATGTCACGCGTGAGCGGGGACTGATCTTGCAGACCACCGCGTTTGCCATCGAAGATGGGCGCATTGTGGGCATTTTCATCACACGCAACCCGGACAAGCTGGGACACGTGCGGGACATGATCGCCCACTGA
- a CDS encoding carboxymuconolactone decarboxylase family protein translates to MTARIANPAALVPDLLKAMLGLESAIRTSGLDHGLLELVKMRVSQINRCAFCLHLHATELQKAGENAMRIHLLPAWRESAAFTPREKAALGWAEALTLLADTQAPDADYDALREQFTDTEQVQLTMAIGAINVWNRLQVGFRAGHPPVSLPHAA, encoded by the coding sequence ATGACTGCCCGTATCGCCAATCCCGCTGCGCTCGTTCCCGATCTACTCAAGGCCATGTTGGGCCTCGAAAGCGCCATCCGCACCAGTGGTCTCGATCATGGATTGCTCGAGCTCGTGAAGATGCGGGTATCGCAGATCAATCGTTGCGCTTTCTGTCTGCATCTGCACGCGACGGAACTGCAGAAGGCGGGTGAAAACGCCATGCGCATTCACCTGTTGCCGGCCTGGCGCGAGTCGGCAGCGTTCACCCCGCGTGAGAAGGCCGCCCTGGGGTGGGCCGAAGCCCTGACACTGCTGGCCGATACGCAGGCCCCCGACGCCGACTATGATGCACTGCGTGAACAGTTCACGGACACGGAACAGGTGCAGCTCACCATGGCCATCGGCGCCATCAATGTGTGGAACCGCCTGCAGGTGGGTTTTCGCGCTGGTCATCCACCGGTGAGTCTGCCGCATGCGGCGTGA
- a CDS encoding FRG domain-containing protein encodes MARISSLTEFIAEIMRIRGEWFPDDPHPEIWYRGVISRAYALSPGAYWRKNCEERSLVLSFRSMAPALLSQQPQSDWDWYFLMQHYGLPTRLLDWSESPLSALYFALEYKPAKDQVPCVWVLDPLALNRLSGADAVIVPRANHWVSAWLPETCGRGCKITTLNGSDVADNSRPLAIFPSRHNPRLVAQRGTFTVHGMDETAIDQLPIVAADGTSARRMAIEIDPAARDAIWQELWALGINKVSIYPEPQSLAEDLKRAYRAE; translated from the coding sequence ATGGCACGCATCAGCAGTCTGACGGAATTCATCGCTGAAATCATGCGCATTCGGGGCGAGTGGTTCCCCGACGATCCGCATCCGGAGATTTGGTATCGCGGTGTGATCAGTCGCGCCTACGCGCTTTCTCCGGGAGCGTATTGGCGCAAGAACTGCGAGGAACGCAGCCTGGTGCTCAGCTTCCGCAGCATGGCACCGGCATTGCTCTCTCAGCAGCCGCAGAGCGACTGGGATTGGTACTTCCTCATGCAGCACTATGGGTTGCCCACCCGGCTGCTGGATTGGTCGGAGAGTCCGTTGTCGGCCCTTTACTTCGCACTGGAATACAAGCCGGCCAAGGATCAGGTGCCTTGTGTGTGGGTGCTCGATCCTTTGGCGCTCAATCGCTTGTCTGGCGCCGACGCGGTGATTGTGCCGCGCGCGAATCATTGGGTGAGTGCCTGGTTGCCGGAGACCTGCGGGCGTGGCTGCAAGATCACGACCCTGAACGGCAGCGACGTCGCCGACAACAGCAGGCCGTTGGCGATCTTTCCGAGCCGCCACAATCCGCGATTGGTCGCCCAGCGTGGCACGTTCACCGTACACGGCATGGACGAGACCGCGATCGATCAGTTGCCCATTGTGGCCGCCGATGGCACCTCCGCCCGAAGAATGGCCATCGAAATCGATCCGGCGGCGCGTGATGCCATCTGGCAGGAGCTGTGGGCGCTGGGCATCAACAAGGTGTCCATATACCCGGAGCCACAAAGTCTGGCTGAAGACCTCAAGCGGGCCTACCGCGCCGAATAG
- a CDS encoding SDR family NAD(P)-dependent oxidoreductase, whose protein sequence is MSVALTATSGASVFGATSTTDDVLDGVDLRGLRVLVTGVSAGLGVETARALAARGAEVVGAARDLEKARAATEVVRTAAANGGGLTLIELDLASLASIRAATDALHVQGDRFDVVIANAGVMASPFGHTIDGFETQFGTNHLGHFLFVNRIASLIKDGGRFISVASSGHRYSNVDLDDPHFERTAYEPFLAYGRSKTANILFAVEFDRRHRARGVRAAALHPGGIKTELGRHVGQEALDGIFTQINTELAEQGKASFEWKTIPQGAATSVWAGFVANADEIGGRYLENCHVTTNITDGYISAISEGVRPYALDAENAKALWAKSEELVGQTF, encoded by the coding sequence ATGTCCGTCGCATTGACTGCTACTTCAGGCGCCTCGGTGTTCGGCGCCACCTCCACCACCGACGACGTCCTCGACGGCGTGGATCTTCGGGGATTGCGGGTCCTGGTCACCGGGGTGTCGGCCGGTCTGGGTGTCGAAACCGCCCGGGCGCTGGCTGCTCGCGGCGCCGAGGTGGTGGGTGCTGCCCGGGATCTCGAGAAGGCACGCGCAGCCACCGAGGTTGTGCGCACCGCGGCCGCCAACGGTGGCGGTCTCACACTCATCGAACTGGACCTGGCTTCGCTGGCCAGCATCCGCGCGGCGACCGATGCGTTGCACGTGCAGGGTGATCGATTCGATGTGGTCATCGCCAACGCGGGTGTCATGGCCTCACCATTCGGTCACACCATCGATGGATTCGAAACACAGTTCGGCACCAACCACCTGGGCCACTTTCTGTTCGTGAATCGCATCGCGTCGCTGATCAAGGACGGTGGGCGGTTCATCAGCGTGGCGTCTTCGGGCCATCGGTACTCCAACGTGGATCTCGACGATCCCCACTTCGAGCGCACCGCGTATGAGCCGTTCCTGGCATACGGACGCTCCAAGACCGCCAACATCCTGTTTGCCGTGGAGTTCGATCGCCGTCATCGCGCGCGTGGTGTGCGTGCGGCTGCACTGCATCCGGGCGGCATCAAGACCGAGCTGGGTCGGCACGTGGGCCAGGAGGCACTCGATGGCATTTTCACGCAGATCAACACCGAGCTGGCCGAGCAGGGCAAGGCCTCGTTCGAGTGGAAGACCATTCCCCAGGGCGCAGCCACGTCGGTGTGGGCGGGTTTCGTGGCCAACGCCGACGAGATCGGTGGGCGATATCTCGAGAACTGTCACGTGACCACCAACATCACCGATGGCTACATCTCGGCCATCAGCGAAGGCGTGCGCCCGTATGCTCTCGATGCCGAGAATGCCAAGGCACTCTGGGCGAAGAGTGAAGAGTTGGTGGGCCAGACGTTCTGA
- a CDS encoding TetR/AcrR family transcriptional regulator — MDNDVGDVGRDVGIGGAADPAKAETQSGADQPEPAKTLRADAARNRQKLVDVAREAFADKGAATSLEEIARSAGVGIGTLYRHFPTRDALIEEVYRSASQQLTTAAATLMAERAPADALREWLLLFVDHMATKKLMADALASLVGGPGALYASSGGAVTTAITTLMQHAEQSGAIRVAMDPLDLLRAIAGVANNVPGSHWEESARRLVDILMAGMRPERS; from the coding sequence ATGGACAACGACGTAGGCGACGTAGGCCGCGACGTGGGGATTGGCGGCGCGGCGGATCCCGCGAAGGCCGAAACCCAGTCCGGAGCGGATCAGCCGGAACCGGCCAAGACGCTCCGGGCGGACGCGGCACGCAACCGGCAGAAGCTCGTCGACGTGGCCCGAGAGGCGTTTGCCGACAAGGGAGCCGCCACCAGCCTCGAGGAGATCGCCCGTTCGGCGGGGGTCGGCATCGGCACGCTGTATCGGCACTTCCCCACCCGCGACGCACTGATCGAGGAGGTGTACCGGAGCGCGTCGCAGCAGTTGACGACGGCGGCCGCGACACTCATGGCCGAACGGGCGCCGGCGGATGCGCTGCGGGAATGGCTGCTGTTGTTCGTGGACCACATGGCCACCAAGAAGCTGATGGCCGATGCGCTGGCGTCGCTGGTCGGTGGCCCGGGCGCGCTCTATGCGTCGTCGGGCGGGGCTGTGACCACGGCCATCACGACACTCATGCAACATGCCGAACAGTCGGGGGCCATCCGCGTGGCCATGGACCCACTCGACCTGCTGCGCGCCATTGCCGGTGTAGCGAACAACGTCCCGGGCAGCCACTGGGAAGAGAGTGCACGGCGGCTGGTGGATATTCTCATGGCCGGGATGCGCCCAGAGCGAAGCTGA
- a CDS encoding serine hydrolase domain-containing protein: MFSLLSATLLAMQPAPTEQRAAQQPTTQRAPDAIDSVVATQMARREIVGLSLAIIDDGRVVETRAYGTITRGGTDRVTPSTLFQAGSISKPVSALAALQLVDQGALSLDDNVNDKLRAWRVPDNPFTQQEPVTLRRLLSHTAGLTVHGFPGYAVGAAVPSVPDVLDGRGNTGAVRVNVLPGSIWRYSGGGYTVMQQLVVDVSGVPFPTHLRDRVLQPLGMEHSSFEQPLPAARAAQTASGHLLNRQPVPGRWHVYPEMAAAGLWTTPTDLARYAIGVQQMFAGKSSVLSADMTRQMLTEQKSGYGLGPAVASSGATLRFHHNGRDEGFDASLVAYAQSGDGAVVMINGNDNSRAVNRIIDAIAKARQWPDWEAPKPEMVARAPRTSRLPDEVSGRYEFQNNNMLTLFVQDGVLFTDVNGLRDEDWIPTADGRLVSTDRAVSFRPVRDTRGAITGVAWTSPNGTTRQIPRIGPLFTVSAGRDPDPHFTVRFDSARVHLATGGAAVTGSPLLTEGARAVFTRPTMDFANVSARQFVISEDVRGRGIERHGHAIVRVAHYRLQTAGGERLVIVHVDADGRVADFDVVSR; the protein is encoded by the coding sequence ATGTTTTCGCTGCTTTCCGCGACCCTTCTGGCGATGCAGCCCGCGCCCACGGAGCAGCGGGCAGCACAACAGCCCACCACACAACGTGCGCCCGACGCAATCGACAGTGTGGTGGCCACACAGATGGCGCGCCGCGAAATCGTGGGGCTGTCGCTGGCGATCATCGACGATGGACGTGTGGTGGAGACGCGCGCGTACGGCACCATCACGCGCGGCGGCACGGACCGTGTCACACCGAGCACGCTGTTTCAGGCGGGCTCCATCAGCAAACCGGTATCGGCGCTCGCCGCGCTGCAACTCGTCGACCAAGGTGCGCTGTCGCTCGACGACAATGTGAATGACAAACTCCGCGCCTGGCGTGTGCCCGACAATCCGTTCACACAGCAGGAGCCTGTCACGCTGCGCCGGTTGCTCAGTCACACCGCCGGCCTCACGGTGCACGGGTTTCCCGGATACGCCGTGGGAGCGGCCGTGCCCAGTGTGCCCGATGTTCTCGATGGCCGCGGCAATACGGGAGCGGTGCGGGTGAACGTGCTGCCGGGCAGTATCTGGCGATACTCCGGTGGTGGTTACACGGTGATGCAACAGTTGGTGGTGGACGTGTCTGGAGTGCCATTTCCCACGCACCTGCGTGATCGCGTGTTGCAGCCGCTGGGCATGGAGCACAGCAGTTTTGAACAACCCTTGCCGGCCGCGCGCGCCGCCCAAACGGCCAGTGGTCATTTGCTCAATCGGCAGCCGGTACCAGGACGCTGGCATGTGTATCCCGAAATGGCGGCGGCCGGACTGTGGACCACACCCACCGATCTCGCGCGGTATGCCATTGGCGTGCAACAGATGTTCGCCGGCAAGTCTTCGGTGCTGTCGGCCGACATGACGCGGCAGATGCTGACCGAGCAAAAATCCGGATACGGATTGGGACCTGCCGTGGCGAGTAGTGGCGCGACGCTGCGTTTCCATCACAACGGGCGCGACGAAGGATTCGATGCGTCGCTGGTGGCGTATGCCCAGAGTGGTGATGGTGCGGTGGTGATGATCAACGGCAACGACAACTCCCGTGCCGTGAATCGCATCATCGACGCCATCGCGAAAGCGCGTCAATGGCCGGACTGGGAGGCGCCAAAACCCGAAATGGTGGCACGTGCACCGCGCACGTCGCGACTGCCCGACGAAGTCAGTGGTCGGTACGAATTCCAGAACAACAACATGCTGACGCTGTTCGTGCAGGATGGTGTGTTGTTCACCGATGTGAACGGATTGCGCGACGAAGACTGGATCCCCACGGCGGACGGACGCCTGGTGTCCACCGATCGGGCGGTGTCGTTTCGCCCCGTGCGTGACACCCGCGGCGCGATCACCGGTGTGGCCTGGACATCACCGAATGGCACGACACGTCAGATCCCGCGCATCGGTCCGTTGTTCACAGTTTCGGCGGGACGCGACCCGGATCCGCACTTCACGGTCCGCTTCGATTCAGCGCGTGTGCATCTGGCAACTGGTGGTGCGGCGGTGACCGGTTCCCCGTTGCTCACGGAGGGTGCACGTGCGGTGTTCACGCGCCCCACGATGGACTTTGCGAATGTGAGCGCGAGGCAGTTCGTGATATCCGAAGACGTGCGCGGCCGAGGCATCGAGCGGCATGGTCATGCCATCGTGCGCGTGGCGCACTATCGATTGCAGACCGCCGGGGGTGAACGACTCGTGATCGTCCATGTGGACGCTGACGGGCGGGTGGCCGACTTCGACGTGGTGAGCCGCTAG
- a CDS encoding DUF2306 domain-containing protein gives MSSSIGPAPLPRQPFKWLLLIVLFAGGVWYLSYDLVYVVTRDRTNEPPWRNVLLLVHVVGAVPLLLLPPAQFSRRVRRRWPIWHRRAGTWYLASAIVAALAAMVLGPTFEGAGRRVPLMLFATLWLCFSLAAWWCARRGAFAAHERFVARSYAIALAFVFVRVLGDVQEPLFAFLPDQEVRGVTREWLSFVLSLLTVEAGYSWWPAIRAARRTSGSAPASRVMSTHPNA, from the coding sequence ATGTCTTCGAGCATCGGACCCGCTCCCCTGCCCCGGCAACCATTCAAATGGTTGCTGCTGATTGTGCTGTTCGCGGGTGGTGTCTGGTATCTGAGCTACGATCTCGTGTATGTGGTCACCCGGGATCGCACGAACGAACCCCCGTGGCGCAATGTGTTGTTGCTGGTGCATGTCGTGGGCGCGGTGCCGCTGCTGTTGCTGCCCCCCGCGCAGTTCAGCAGACGTGTGCGCCGACGCTGGCCCATCTGGCATCGTCGCGCCGGCACATGGTATCTCGCCTCGGCGATCGTCGCGGCGCTGGCGGCCATGGTGCTGGGACCTACGTTCGAGGGGGCTGGGCGCCGGGTGCCGCTGATGCTCTTCGCCACGCTGTGGCTGTGTTTCTCGCTGGCGGCCTGGTGGTGTGCCCGGCGCGGTGCGTTCGCGGCGCATGAGCGTTTTGTGGCCCGCAGCTATGCGATTGCGCTGGCCTTTGTTTTCGTGCGGGTGCTGGGCGATGTGCAGGAACCGCTGTTCGCCTTTTTGCCGGACCAAGAAGTGCGCGGGGTGACGCGCGAATGGCTCAGCTTCGTATTGTCACTACTGACCGTGGAGGCCGGGTATAGCTGGTGGCCCGCCATCCGCGCGGCACGGCGCACATCGGGATCGGCGCCGGCGTCGCGCGTCATGTCCACTCATCCGAATGCCTGA
- a CDS encoding M14 family metallopeptidase → MLMPPRPLISSMALLAAVWAVPALAQPGTAPARRDTVRKVLTIPGQRDGLSTFTLVNYPQMKPKQWGVMDFDHYHTTAELNYWMERWAKEKPDLVEKVQVGTSFGGQPIWQLIVTNKKTGVHTSKAAAFFEGGRHSGEITASESVLWLTWHVLENYGKDPAITKLVDEKTLYLRPNNNPDGADMYKLTAQANRSSVRPVDNDGDGLLDEDPGEDLDGDGFIRQMRKHVGAGKGTHVIDTLDAKGRLMRSVGAGKGDYLVYSEGIDNDKDGQYNEDGVGGLDLHRNYPYNWRPMAESTGRGHVQFGAGEYPLSEPETRAVFLWQVGHPNISVTNSMDTSVPMHLRGPSTCIAAECMFASDLKLLQHYDSVGNSFTNYGLAGDVYWTYGTRGQPKGQERPEPLFGHGPDFGYFQMGQVWYGDELWNGGREKDYNNDGRIDQYEVLRYNDERFGGRGYQAWTKVMHPDLGEVEVGGADPKFWSQNPPAEDLERWASNQAKFNLTMAMDMPKVEITAIQATRLRGTVKDSATHEVKVTVRNTGRIPTAFEQAKRVHAVKPDQLTLAGAGVTTVGPRVQEFWIGGYESKVITMRVRVPAGESPKATAKLSSTRGGVAEREVTITP, encoded by the coding sequence ATGCTCATGCCCCCCCGTCCCCTCATATCGTCGATGGCCCTGCTGGCGGCCGTCTGGGCTGTACCCGCCTTGGCACAGCCCGGAACCGCCCCTGCCCGTCGTGACACCGTGCGGAAGGTGCTCACGATCCCCGGTCAGCGGGATGGTCTGTCCACCTTCACCCTGGTGAACTACCCACAGATGAAGCCGAAGCAGTGGGGCGTGATGGATTTCGATCACTATCACACCACGGCAGAGCTGAATTACTGGATGGAGCGGTGGGCGAAGGAAAAGCCCGATCTGGTGGAGAAGGTGCAGGTGGGCACGTCATTTGGCGGCCAGCCGATCTGGCAACTGATCGTCACCAACAAGAAGACCGGCGTGCACACGTCCAAGGCTGCGGCGTTCTTCGAGGGCGGACGACATTCGGGCGAGATCACGGCCAGCGAGAGTGTTCTGTGGCTCACCTGGCATGTGCTCGAGAACTACGGCAAGGATCCGGCGATCACCAAGCTGGTCGACGAGAAGACGTTGTATCTGCGCCCCAACAACAATCCTGACGGCGCGGATATGTACAAGCTGACCGCGCAGGCCAATCGCTCATCGGTGCGGCCGGTGGACAATGATGGCGATGGACTGCTCGACGAAGATCCGGGCGAAGATCTCGATGGCGACGGATTCATCCGGCAGATGCGCAAGCATGTGGGCGCCGGCAAGGGCACGCATGTCATCGATACGCTCGACGCCAAGGGTCGCCTCATGCGTTCGGTGGGTGCCGGCAAGGGTGACTATCTCGTGTACTCCGAAGGCATCGACAACGACAAGGACGGCCAGTACAACGAAGACGGTGTCGGTGGTCTGGATCTGCACCGCAACTATCCGTACAACTGGCGGCCGATGGCCGAATCAACCGGCCGCGGACACGTCCAGTTTGGCGCCGGTGAGTATCCTCTGTCGGAACCCGAAACCCGCGCCGTGTTTCTCTGGCAGGTGGGTCACCCGAATATCAGCGTGACCAACTCGATGGACACGTCCGTGCCGATGCACCTGCGTGGCCCGAGCACCTGCATCGCGGCCGAGTGCATGTTCGCCTCCGATCTCAAGCTGCTGCAGCACTACGACTCGGTGGGCAATTCGTTCACCAACTACGGCCTCGCCGGCGACGTGTATTGGACGTACGGCACGCGCGGTCAGCCCAAGGGACAGGAACGTCCGGAGCCGCTGTTTGGGCACGGCCCCGATTTCGGCTATTTCCAGATGGGCCAGGTGTGGTATGGCGATGAACTCTGGAATGGTGGGCGCGAGAAGGATTACAACAACGACGGCCGCATCGATCAGTATGAAGTACTGCGCTACAACGACGAGCGCTTCGGCGGTCGTGGGTATCAGGCGTGGACGAAGGTGATGCACCCCGACCTCGGCGAAGTCGAAGTGGGCGGCGCCGATCCCAAGTTCTGGTCGCAGAATCCGCCGGCCGAAGATCTGGAGCGTTGGGCCAGCAATCAGGCGAAGTTCAACCTGACGATGGCGATGGACATGCCGAAGGTGGAGATCACGGCGATCCAGGCCACGCGCTTGCGCGGAACCGTGAAGGACTCGGCGACGCACGAAGTGAAGGTGACGGTGCGCAACACCGGCCGCATTCCCACAGCGTTCGAGCAGGCCAAGCGCGTGCATGCGGTGAAGCCGGACCAGTTGACACTCGCCGGCGCGGGTGTGACCACGGTGGGCCCGCGTGTGCAGGAGTTCTGGATCGGTGGCTACGAGAGCAAGGTGATCACCATGCGCGTGCGTGTGCCGGCCGGGGAAAGCCCCAAGGCTACGGCGAAGCTGAGCAGCACGCGTGGTGGTGTGGCGGAGCGTGAGGTGACTATCACGCCGTAG
- a CDS encoding PEP-CTERM sorting domain-containing protein gives MRVSAIHAIAAGCTLLLAAPVASSQTVVLDFEEVACPPPGTGSGGYTISGNYTFGGYSIATTAVASTATVGQAVWCSGPNFAGSQAWFVNHVFSSTSRLSRPDGGWFGIESISLGTVVPSPAAAGPITFTGTLMQGGTVTQTFNVPHTPTATLSPFQFDGGFVNLSALEWTTGSTGTQGPNPDLANVQIDNLVLTRTVPEPGTTVLVMIGFVCLLGGRRLRATAAGH, from the coding sequence ATGCGCGTCTCTGCCATCCACGCTATTGCCGCCGGCTGCACCCTGCTGCTCGCGGCCCCCGTCGCCTCGTCGCAGACCGTCGTCCTCGACTTCGAGGAGGTGGCCTGCCCGCCGCCGGGAACGGGATCCGGTGGCTACACCATATCGGGCAACTACACGTTCGGTGGCTACTCGATCGCAACAACCGCCGTGGCTTCCACCGCTACGGTAGGACAAGCGGTGTGGTGCAGCGGACCAAACTTTGCCGGGTCACAGGCATGGTTCGTGAACCACGTCTTCAGCTCAACCAGCCGCTTGTCTCGCCCTGACGGGGGATGGTTTGGCATTGAGAGTATCAGTCTTGGAACCGTTGTCCCGTCGCCGGCTGCCGCAGGCCCCATCACCTTCACCGGGACATTGATGCAGGGAGGAACAGTCACCCAAACATTCAATGTCCCGCACACACCAACGGCGACTCTCTCGCCATTCCAGTTCGATGGAGGATTCGTGAATCTCTCGGCACTCGAATGGACTACAGGGAGTACCGGCACACAGGGGCCAAACCCCGATCTGGCCAACGTACAAATCGACAACCTCGTGCTGACCCGCACGGTGCCGGAGCCAGGGACGACCGTCCTGGTGATGATCGGCTTTGTATGTCTGCTGGGTGGGCGAAGGCTGCGGGCCACCGCTGCTGGGCATTGA
- a CDS encoding helix-turn-helix domain-containing protein: protein MSLENSGGRGSLHSTFVEFERLAIGPRAKHDRQLIGYPYRADDLRSHLVPYDAQLRARQVSVSSLTVSTRRLLQQLELPVVRLAPDGTLLELTPQAAVLLADLHDPILYGIGQDVQRASAKWGACSNVFPRWRSLLPGTEPRLLAHGTLLRDSRRKVEAVVVLMPAPPSPRQSRSYEAEPSGLPPDLHQGLRACGLTAREAEIARFIGSGFTSPRIAVQLEITVHTVRRHTEAIFRKLGCGARSDVARLVGELNGATTNAWW from the coding sequence ATGTCGCTGGAGAATTCGGGAGGTCGGGGCTCGCTTCATTCGACATTTGTGGAATTTGAACGTCTTGCGATTGGACCGCGAGCGAAGCACGACCGGCAGTTGATCGGGTACCCCTACCGTGCGGACGACCTACGGTCCCATCTGGTACCGTACGATGCTCAACTCCGCGCTCGGCAGGTGTCTGTGTCGTCATTGACCGTATCAACTAGGCGGCTGCTCCAACAACTCGAGCTCCCCGTGGTCCGCCTTGCGCCGGATGGGACGCTGCTGGAGCTGACTCCCCAGGCTGCGGTCCTGCTCGCCGATCTCCACGATCCAATCCTGTATGGGATCGGACAGGATGTACAACGCGCCTCCGCAAAATGGGGAGCCTGTTCGAACGTGTTTCCGAGGTGGCGTTCTTTGCTGCCAGGTACCGAACCGCGTCTTCTCGCTCATGGAACCCTCCTGAGGGATTCGCGCCGGAAGGTGGAAGCGGTGGTCGTATTGATGCCCGCGCCTCCGTCTCCGCGTCAGTCGAGGAGCTACGAAGCAGAACCATCGGGGCTGCCACCGGATCTTCATCAGGGCCTGCGGGCCTGCGGCCTTACCGCTAGGGAGGCAGAGATAGCCCGTTTCATCGGATCGGGATTTACCTCCCCACGCATTGCCGTACAGTTGGAGATCACTGTGCACACCGTGCGCCGGCATACCGAGGCAATCTTTCGCAAGCTCGGCTGTGGGGCTCGCAGCGACGTTGCGCGCTTAGTTGGGGAACTGAATGGGGCGACGACAAATGCGTGGTGGTGA